One region of Enterobacter ludwigii genomic DNA includes:
- the atpB gene encoding F0F1 ATP synthase subunit A has product MASENMTPQDYISHHLSNLQMDLRTFSLVDPHNPPATFWTINIDSMFFSVVLGLLFLAMFRGVAKRATSGVPGKFQTFIEMIIGFVHGSVKDMYHGKSKLIAPLALTVFVWVFLMNLMDLLPIDFIPWIGEHVLGLPALRVVPSADVNITLSMALGVFILILFYSIKMKGVSGFVKELTLQPFNHWAFIPVNLILEGVSLLSKPVSLGLRLFGNMYAGELIFILIAGLLPWWSQWILNVPWAIFHILIITLQAFIFMVLTIVYLSMASEEH; this is encoded by the coding sequence ATGGCTTCAGAAAATATGACGCCGCAGGATTACATAAGTCATCATCTGAGCAACCTTCAGATGGACTTGCGTACATTCTCGCTGGTGGATCCACATAACCCCCCGGCCACCTTCTGGACGATCAACATCGACTCCATGTTCTTCTCGGTGGTTTTGGGTCTTCTGTTCCTGGCCATGTTCCGCGGTGTTGCTAAAAGAGCGACCAGCGGTGTTCCAGGGAAATTCCAGACGTTCATCGAAATGATCATCGGCTTCGTCCATGGCAGCGTCAAAGACATGTACCATGGCAAGAGCAAGCTGATTGCTCCGCTGGCCCTGACCGTGTTCGTTTGGGTCTTCCTGATGAACCTGATGGACCTTCTGCCTATCGATTTCATTCCGTGGATTGGCGAACACGTCCTCGGTCTGCCTGCACTGCGCGTGGTTCCGTCTGCTGACGTGAACATCACCCTGTCGATGGCGCTGGGCGTGTTTATCCTGATTCTTTTCTACAGCATCAAAATGAAAGGCGTAAGCGGCTTTGTGAAAGAGCTTACCTTGCAGCCGTTCAACCACTGGGCGTTTATTCCGGTCAACCTGATCCTGGAAGGCGTTAGCCTGCTGTCCAAACCTGTATCACTGGGTCTGCGACTGTTCGGCAACATGTATGCGGGTGAGCTGATTTTCATTCTGATCGCGGGTCTTCTGCCGTGGTGGTCACAGTGGATTCTTAATGTGCCATGGGCCATTTTCCACATCCTGATCATTACGCTGCAAGCCTTTATCTTCATGGTTCTGACGATCGTCTATCTGTCGATGGCGTCTGAAGAGCACTGA
- the atpI gene encoding F0F1 ATP synthase subunit I, protein MSVSLLSRNVARKLLFIQFLAVIASGLLFSLKDPFWGISAVCGGLAVVLPNVLFMIFAWRHQAHTPAKGRVAWSFALGEVCKVLLTFALLVMALAVLKVVFMPLIATWVLVLVVQVLAPAVINNKG, encoded by the coding sequence ATGTCTGTGTCGCTCTTGAGTAGAAACGTTGCTCGTAAGCTTCTGTTCATTCAGTTTCTGGCTGTGATAGCAAGTGGACTGCTGTTTAGCCTCAAAGACCCCTTCTGGGGCATCTCCGCCGTGTGCGGGGGTTTGGCGGTTGTACTGCCAAACGTGTTGTTTATGATTTTTGCCTGGCGTCATCAGGCGCATACACCCGCCAAAGGCCGCGTGGCCTGGTCCTTCGCCCTCGGCGAAGTGTGTAAGGTGTTGCTGACCTTTGCTCTACTGGTGATGGCGCTGGCGGTTTTGAAAGTGGTCTTCATGCCGCTGATAGCTACGTGGGTTTTGGTGCTGGTGGTACAAGTTCTGGCTCCAGCTGTAATCAATAACAAAGGGTAA
- the rsmG gene encoding 16S rRNA (guanine(527)-N(7))-methyltransferase RsmG, translated as MLNKLSRLLDQAGISLTDHQKNQLVAYVDMLNKWNKAYNLTSVRDPNEMLVRHILDSIVVAPYLKGERFIDVGTGPGLPGVPLSIVRPESQFTLLDSLGKRVRFLRQVQHELKLENITPVQSRVEEFPAEPPFDGVISRAFASLNDMVSWCKHLPADNGRFYALKGQLPGDEIEQLPDGFAVESIEKLNVPQLDGERHLVIIKPNNF; from the coding sequence GTGCTCAACAAACTCTCTCGTCTGCTGGATCAGGCAGGTATTTCGCTCACCGATCACCAGAAAAATCAGCTGGTGGCCTACGTCGATATGCTGAACAAATGGAACAAAGCGTACAACCTAACCTCAGTACGAGACCCCAACGAGATGCTGGTACGCCATATTCTCGATAGCATTGTGGTTGCGCCTTATCTGAAAGGTGAACGCTTTATTGATGTGGGGACAGGCCCTGGTCTACCGGGCGTTCCGCTGTCGATTGTTCGTCCTGAGAGCCAGTTCACGTTGCTGGACAGCCTTGGCAAGCGCGTACGCTTTTTACGTCAGGTACAGCATGAGCTGAAGCTTGAGAACATCACGCCCGTGCAGAGCAGGGTAGAGGAGTTCCCGGCGGAGCCACCGTTTGATGGTGTTATCAGCCGCGCGTTTGCTTCGCTCAATGATATGGTGAGCTGGTGTAAGCACTTGCCTGCAGATAATGGCCGTTTTTATGCGCTGAAAGGGCAGTTGCCTGGTGATGAGATTGAACAGCTTCCGGATGGTTTTGCTGTTGAATCCATCGAGAAATTAAATGTTCCTCAACTCGATGGGGAACGTCACCTGGTGATAATTAAGCCAAACAATTTTTAA
- the atpH gene encoding F0F1 ATP synthase subunit delta, whose product MSEFVTVARPYAKAAFDFAIEHQNVDRWQNMLAFAAEVTKNEQMAELLSGALAPETLAASFIAVCGEQLDANGQNLIKVMAENGRLRVLPDVLEQFEHLRALSEATAEVEVTSATELSNEQLAKITAAMEKRLSRKVKLNCKIDKSVMAGVIIRSGDMVIDGSVRGRLERLADVLQS is encoded by the coding sequence ATGTCTGAATTTGTTACGGTAGCTCGCCCCTACGCCAAAGCAGCTTTTGACTTTGCTATCGAACACCAAAATGTCGATCGCTGGCAGAATATGCTGGCGTTTGCCGCTGAGGTGACGAAAAACGAACAAATGGCCGAGTTGCTTTCCGGTGCGTTAGCACCTGAAACTCTCGCCGCGTCGTTTATCGCCGTGTGCGGAGAGCAACTGGATGCCAACGGCCAGAACCTGATTAAGGTAATGGCAGAAAATGGTCGTCTCCGTGTGCTCCCGGATGTTCTCGAGCAGTTTGAGCACTTACGTGCCCTTAGTGAAGCTACTGCTGAAGTTGAAGTAACTTCTGCGACTGAACTGAGTAATGAACAGCTTGCGAAAATTACCGCCGCGATGGAAAAACGTCTGTCACGCAAAGTTAAGCTGAATTGCAAAATCGATAAGTCTGTAATGGCAGGCGTAATCATCCGTTCGGGTGATATGGTCATTGATGGCAGCGTACGCGGCCGTCTTGAGCGCCTTGCAGACGTCTTGCAGTCTTAA
- the atpF gene encoding F0F1 ATP synthase subunit B encodes MNMNATILGQAIAFILFVWFCMKYVWPPLMAAIEKRQKEIADGLASAERAKKDLDLAQANATDQLKKAKAEAQVIIEQANKRRSQILDEAKAEAEQERTKIVTQAQAEIEAERKRAREELRKQVAILAVAGAEKIIERSVDEAANSDIVDKLVAEL; translated from the coding sequence GTGAACATGAACGCAACAATCCTCGGCCAGGCCATCGCGTTTATTCTCTTTGTCTGGTTCTGCATGAAGTATGTATGGCCGCCATTAATGGCTGCCATCGAAAAACGTCAGAAAGAAATTGCTGACGGTCTGGCTTCTGCAGAACGCGCTAAGAAAGATTTGGACCTTGCACAGGCCAACGCGACAGACCAGCTGAAAAAAGCGAAAGCGGAAGCTCAGGTTATCATCGAACAGGCTAACAAACGCCGTTCGCAGATCCTGGACGAAGCCAAAGCTGAAGCAGAACAGGAACGTACTAAGATCGTGACACAGGCTCAGGCTGAAATTGAAGCTGAGCGTAAACGTGCTCGTGAAGAACTGCGTAAGCAGGTTGCGATTCTGGCTGTTGCTGGCGCCGAGAAGATCATCGAACGTTCCGTGGATGAAGCTGCTAACAGCGACATCGTGGACAAACTTGTCGCTGAACTGTAA
- the atpE gene encoding F0F1 ATP synthase subunit C, producing MENLNMDLLYMAAAVMMGLAAIGAAIGIGILGGKFLEGAARQPDLIPLLRTQFFIVMGLVDAIPMIAVGLGLYVMFAVA from the coding sequence ATGGAAAACCTGAATATGGATCTGCTGTACATGGCTGCCGCTGTGATGATGGGTCTGGCGGCTATCGGTGCTGCGATCGGTATCGGCATCCTCGGGGGCAAATTCCTGGAAGGCGCTGCGCGTCAACCTGATCTGATTCCTCTGCTGCGTACTCAGTTCTTTATCGTTATGGGTCTGGTGGATGCTATCCCAATGATCGCTGTAGGTCTGGGTCTGTACGTGATGTTTGCTGTCGCGTAG
- the atpG gene encoding F0F1 ATP synthase subunit gamma: MAGAKEIRSKIASVQNTQKITKAMEMVAASKMRKSQDRMAASRPYAETMRKVIGHLANGNLEYKHPYLEERDVKRVGYLVVSTDRGLCGGLNINLFKKLLADMKAWSEKGVQCDIAMIGSKGVSFFNSVGGNIVAQVTGMGDNPSLSELIGPVKVMLQAYDEGRLDRLYVVSNKFINTMSQVPTLTQMLPLPASEDDELKHKAWDYLYEPDPKPLLDTLLRRYVESQVYQGVVENLASEQAARMVAMKAATDNGGSLIKELQLVYNKARQASITQELTEIVSGAAAV, from the coding sequence ATGGCCGGCGCAAAAGAGATACGTAGTAAGATCGCAAGCGTCCAGAACACGCAAAAGATCACTAAAGCGATGGAGATGGTCGCCGCTTCCAAAATGCGTAAATCGCAGGATCGCATGGCGGCCAGCCGTCCTTATGCAGAAACCATGCGCAAAGTGATTGGTCACCTTGCAAACGGTAATCTGGAATATAAGCACCCTTACCTGGAAGAACGCGACGTTAAGCGCGTGGGCTACCTGGTGGTGTCGACCGACCGTGGTCTGTGTGGCGGCTTGAACATTAACCTGTTCAAAAAACTGCTGGCGGATATGAAAGCATGGTCTGAAAAAGGCGTTCAGTGCGATATCGCAATGATCGGCTCTAAAGGCGTCTCTTTCTTTAACTCCGTTGGTGGCAACATTGTCGCTCAGGTGACCGGTATGGGTGATAACCCGTCCCTGTCCGAACTGATCGGCCCGGTTAAAGTGATGTTGCAGGCCTACGATGAAGGCCGTCTGGACAGACTGTACGTTGTCAGCAACAAATTCATTAACACCATGTCTCAGGTTCCAACGCTCACTCAGATGCTGCCTTTACCGGCATCAGAAGATGATGAGCTGAAGCACAAAGCCTGGGATTACCTGTATGAACCCGATCCGAAACCGCTGCTGGATACCCTGCTGCGTCGTTACGTTGAATCTCAGGTTTATCAGGGCGTTGTAGAAAACCTGGCCAGCGAGCAGGCCGCACGAATGGTGGCGATGAAAGCCGCGACCGATAATGGCGGCAGCCTGATTAAAGAGCTGCAGTTGGTTTACAACAAAGCTCGTCAGGCCAGCATTACTCAGGAACTCACCGAGATCGTCTCGGGGGCCGCCGCGGTTTAA
- the atpA gene encoding F0F1 ATP synthase subunit alpha translates to MQLNSTEISELIKQRIAQFNVVSEAHNEGTIVSVSDGVIRIHGLADCMQGEMISLPGNRYAIALNLERDSVGAVVMGPYADLAEGMKVKCTGRILEVPVGRGLLGRVVNTLGAPIDGKGPVEHDGFSPIEVIAPGVIDRQSVDQPVQTGYKSVDAMIPIGRGQRELIIGDRQTGKTAMAIDAIINQRDSGIKCVYVAIGQKASTISNVVRKLEEHGALANTIVVVATASESAALQYLAPYAGCAMGEYFRDRGEDALIVYDDLSKQAVAYRQVSLLLRRPPGREAFPGDVFYLHSRLLERASRVNAEYVENFTKGEVKGKTGSLTALPIIETQAGDVSAFVPTNVISITDGQIFLETNLFNSGIRPAVNPGISVSRVGGAAQTKIIKKLSGGIRTALAQYRELAAFSQFASDLDEATRKQLSHGQKVTELLKQKQYAPMSVAQQGLVLFAAERGYLEDVELAKIGSFEAALLAYVDRDHAPLMQEINQTGGYNDEIEGKLKAILDSFKATQSW, encoded by the coding sequence ATGCAACTGAATTCCACCGAAATCAGCGAACTGATCAAGCAGCGCATTGCTCAGTTCAATGTTGTGAGCGAAGCTCACAATGAAGGTACTATTGTTTCTGTAAGTGACGGTGTTATCCGCATTCACGGCCTGGCCGATTGTATGCAGGGTGAGATGATTTCCCTGCCGGGTAACCGTTACGCTATCGCACTGAACCTGGAGCGCGACTCCGTAGGTGCAGTTGTGATGGGTCCATACGCTGACCTCGCCGAAGGCATGAAGGTTAAGTGTACTGGCCGTATTCTGGAAGTGCCGGTTGGCCGTGGCCTGCTGGGTCGCGTAGTTAACACCCTGGGTGCACCAATCGACGGTAAAGGTCCGGTTGAGCACGATGGCTTCTCCCCAATCGAAGTTATCGCACCAGGCGTTATCGATCGTCAGTCCGTAGATCAGCCTGTTCAGACAGGTTATAAGTCCGTTGATGCCATGATCCCAATCGGTCGTGGTCAGCGTGAACTGATCATCGGTGACCGTCAGACCGGTAAAACCGCGATGGCTATCGACGCCATCATCAACCAGCGTGATTCCGGCATCAAATGCGTGTACGTGGCTATCGGCCAGAAAGCGTCCACCATTTCTAACGTGGTTCGTAAACTGGAAGAGCACGGCGCACTGGCTAACACCATTGTTGTTGTTGCTACCGCTTCTGAATCTGCTGCACTGCAATACCTGGCGCCATACGCGGGTTGCGCAATGGGCGAATACTTCCGTGACCGCGGTGAAGATGCACTGATCGTATACGATGACCTGTCTAAACAGGCTGTTGCTTATCGTCAGGTTTCCCTGTTGCTCCGTCGTCCACCTGGACGTGAAGCGTTCCCTGGCGACGTATTCTACCTCCACTCTCGTCTGCTGGAGCGTGCTTCCCGTGTTAACGCGGAATACGTCGAGAACTTCACTAAAGGTGAAGTGAAGGGTAAAACGGGCTCTCTGACCGCACTGCCGATCATTGAAACCCAGGCGGGTGACGTTTCTGCATTCGTTCCGACCAACGTAATTTCCATTACCGATGGTCAGATCTTCCTGGAAACCAACCTGTTTAACTCCGGTATTCGTCCGGCGGTTAACCCGGGTATCTCCGTATCCCGTGTTGGTGGTGCTGCTCAGACCAAGATCATCAAGAAACTGTCCGGTGGTATCCGTACCGCGCTGGCACAGTATCGTGAACTGGCTGCGTTCTCTCAGTTCGCATCCGATCTGGACGAAGCAACCCGTAAACAGCTGAGCCACGGTCAGAAAGTGACCGAGCTGCTGAAGCAGAAACAGTACGCACCAATGTCTGTTGCTCAGCAGGGCCTGGTACTGTTCGCGGCTGAACGCGGTTACCTCGAAGATGTGGAACTGGCGAAAATCGGTAGCTTCGAAGCCGCTCTGCTGGCTTACGTCGACCGTGATCACGCTCCGCTGATGCAAGAGATCAACCAGACCGGTGGCTATAACGACGAAATCGAAGGCAAGCTGAAAGCTATCCTCGATTCCTTCAAAGCAACCCAATCCTGGTAA